In the genome of Candidatus Deferrimicrobium sp., the window CGCGAGCTTGCCGACCAGGTCGTGACGAATTTCCAGGGCCTCACCCCGGCTCTGACGATCAGCAACACCGGCTTTATCCGCACCACGGAGCCGAGGCACTACGCCTCCGTGCAGGACCTCTTCCGCAAGTCGCTCGCCAACGGCGACATCTACCTGGGCGAGTACGAGGGGTGGTACTGCGTCCCCGACGAGGCTTACTGGACGGCGCTGCAGCTTGCGGACGGGAATTGCCCGACGTGCGGCCGCCCCGTGGAGAAGCGAAAGGAGCCCTCCTACTTTTTCCGCCTGTCGAAGTACCAGGAGCCGCTTCTCGACTACTACCGGAAACATCCGTCCTTCATCCGGCCGGAAAGCCGCCGCAACGAGGTGGTCGCCTTCGTCGAGGGGGGCCTGAACGACCTGTCCGTCTCCCGCACGTCGCTGTCCTGGGGGATCCCGGTGCCCGAGGCGCCGGGGCACGTGATCTACGTCTGGTACGACGCCCTCACCAACTACATCACCGGGCTGGGGTACCCGACGCGCACGGCGGAGTTCAAGGCGTTCTGGCCCGCCGACATCCACATGGTGGGAAAGGACATCCTCCGGTTCCATGCCGTCTACTGGCCCGCGTTCCTCATGTCCGCCGGGATCGCACCGCCGCTCGGGGTGTTCGCCCACGGTTGGTGGACCGTCGAGGGGCAAAAGATGAGCAAGTCGCTGGGAAACGTCGTCGACCCGTACGAGATGGTCCGGAAATACGGTGCGGACGCGTTCCGTTACTTCCTGCTGCGCGAGGTTTCCTTCGGACTGGACGGCGACTTCTCGGAGAAGGAGCTGATCAAGCGCGCCAACTCGGAACTCGCCGACAAGCTGGGCAACCTGCTGAACCGGGCCCTCGGGATGCTGGGGAAATATTTCGCCGGCGTCGTCCCCGCGCCGGGGACCGAAGATCCCGCGGACGCGGTCCTGTCGGCCTGCGGGCGCGAGAGCGTGCAGGCCGTGGCCGCGGCGATGGACGAGGTGGCGTTCCACAAGGCGCTCGCGGCGATCATCGAGCTCGTGACGAAGGGGAACGAATACGTGCAGTCGATGCAGCCGTGGGCGCTGGCGAAGTATCCGGGAAAGCGCGCACGGCTGGGGACGGTTCTCTACCACGCCCTCGAGGCGTCCCGGGTGGCCGCGCTTCTGATGGCCCCGTTCACCCCGACCGCGGCGCAGAAGCTGTGGGAAGCCCTCGTTCCCGGCGGCGTCCCCCTGGAAAACGCGCGGATCGACCGGGACGGCGCGTGGGGAGGGCTCGCGACGGGCGTTCCCCTCCCGATGGCGTGTATCGTCTTTCCGAAAATCGAGCCCTGAGCCGTCCTCAGGCTCCCTCCCCTACCGGATGTTCTTCGACACCCACGCGCACCTCGATCTTCCGCCGCTTCGCGACGAGGAAGAGGCGGTGGTGCGCCGGTCGCGCGATGCGGGGGTCTCCCGGATCGCCACAGTCGGCATCGACCCGGAGAGCGGGGAGCGGGCCGTATCGATCGCTCACCGGCACACGGGAGTCTACGCCATCATCGGCCTCCACCCTCACGACGCGGGGCGGCTCTCCGACACGCTCCTCGCGCGCCTCGAGGCGCTCTCCCGGTGCGACAAAGTGATGGCGATCGGGGAAACGGGTCTCGATTTCTACCGCGACCTCGCCCCCCGGGACACCCAGCGCGCCGCCTTCCGCGAGCAGGTCCGCCTTGCCCGCCGGCGCGGCCTCCCCGTGGTCATCCACGACCGGGAGGCGCACGACGAGGTCCTGTCGATCCTCGCGGAGGAAAACGCCGCGGAGGTGGGCGGCATCATCCATTGCTTTTCCGGGGACCTCGCGATGGCGCGCAGGGCGCTCGAGATGAACTTCCTCGTTTCCATCCCGGGGGCCATTACCTACAAGGGATCGGAGAAGCAGGTGGAGGCGGTGCGGGGGCTTCCGCTGGATCGTTTGCTGATCGAGACGGACTGCCCCTTCCTGGCGCCGGTACCGCACCGCGGGAAGCCGAACGAGCCGTCGTATGTGCCCCTGGTGGCGGCGAAGGTCGCTGCGATCAAGGGAG includes:
- the metG gene encoding methionine--tRNA ligase is translated as MKEAFYITTPIYYVNDVPHIGHAYTTIACDALARWHRMLGKRVFFLTGTDEHGEKVQKTAAAKGLSPRELADQVVTNFQGLTPALTISNTGFIRTTEPRHYASVQDLFRKSLANGDIYLGEYEGWYCVPDEAYWTALQLADGNCPTCGRPVEKRKEPSYFFRLSKYQEPLLDYYRKHPSFIRPESRRNEVVAFVEGGLNDLSVSRTSLSWGIPVPEAPGHVIYVWYDALTNYITGLGYPTRTAEFKAFWPADIHMVGKDILRFHAVYWPAFLMSAGIAPPLGVFAHGWWTVEGQKMSKSLGNVVDPYEMVRKYGADAFRYFLLREVSFGLDGDFSEKELIKRANSELADKLGNLLNRALGMLGKYFAGVVPAPGTEDPADAVLSACGRESVQAVAAAMDEVAFHKALAAIIELVTKGNEYVQSMQPWALAKYPGKRARLGTVLYHALEASRVAALLMAPFTPTAAQKLWEALVPGGVPLENARIDRDGAWGGLATGVPLPMACIVFPKIEP
- a CDS encoding TatD family hydrolase: MFFDTHAHLDLPPLRDEEEAVVRRSRDAGVSRIATVGIDPESGERAVSIAHRHTGVYAIIGLHPHDAGRLSDTLLARLEALSRCDKVMAIGETGLDFYRDLAPRDTQRAAFREQVRLARRRGLPVVIHDREAHDEVLSILAEENAAEVGGIIHCFSGDLAMARRALEMNFLVSIPGAITYKGSEKQVEAVRGLPLDRLLIETDCPFLAPVPHRGKPNEPSYVPLVAAKVAAIKGVSVEDVARTTTTNALRLFRIPVEEEVRVTYRIRDSLYLNITNRCTNACTFCPKRHDYHVKGHLLKLPGEPTAAEALAEIGDPTKFDEIVFCGFGEPLLRLDEVKEIAAELKRRGARVRVNTDGLGNLVHGRNILPELAGLVDALSVSLNAPDAQTYARICPNRYGAASFASLLDFLREAPKHVPKVSATAVALPGFDPEPVRRLAESIPGVMFRLRPFDDVG